tgattcAATAAACCAATGTAGCAAAAACGACTGGACGAACTAACGAACAAAATAAACTAGGTAACGAACTAACaatttaaagtaactaatacactaaaacaaaaatagctaACGAACTCCCAACAAATGAAGTAAGTAATAAAATCATGGATGAACTAGCTAATGACCAAACTAATAAGCTAggtaacaaaattaaaactaatggaTTAACAAACTACATAGCAAAGTAATGAACAAATaacaaatacattaaattaatgaaagAACCCACAAACTAGCTAACTAAGTTAGCAATGAACTAGCAAAGGAACAAACAAGCTAACTTAGCAGGTTGGAATTGGGGGTTAGACCATCATATGATTTCTCAGCCTGGCAGGCTGCTGCTCACCACTCCCTCAGAGGAAAGTGTCAAATGTGGAGAACAAATTTAACCCCCTATAACAATtatttctccccgtgcctgcgtgggtcttctccgggtactccggtctcctccccgcattccaaagacatgcatggcaggttaattgggcacccTGAATTGttcctaagtgtgcttgtgaatgtggatggttgttcgtctctgtgtgccctgcgattggctggcaaccagatcAGGGcgtacccgcctactgcccaaagccagctgagatgggctccagcaccccacgtgacccttgtgaggaataagcggtcaagaagatggatggatggataacaattAGTGATACTTTAATTTTAAACTAACAAGCGAGTCAACTGGGTAACTAATACCTGAAATGAATAGACACACTAACAAATAACTAATGAGTATATAACAAATGAATGGATAAATCAACCAACAATTTAACTAGCTAAGAAACTTGGCAATGGACTAAATAATGGACCAGCTAATAAAGGAACAAActtaaactaacaaaataattaataaactaaaaaaattaactaatgaGGTAACAACAAATTAGCAAACTAACAAAAATTACAAATGGACTCAGTAATAAACtaacaaatgaacaaacaaacttgCAAAGTAACAAAGAAAACTGCTGAATGAATGAACAAACAATGAAACAGATAACGAACCAACACAAATTTAGACAAATTTGTAAACGATACGGGATAGAAATTTTGTGTACATCGATAGTCTTGGATCTCTGAGTTCAACGTATGGAAAATGGGAGCAAGAACAAATGATGGAGTTGCACATTTGTTGACATGTTATTTGTTGTTGCGGCGGCGCAGGCACACGACGTGCGCACCAACGAAGTGGTGGCCATCAAGAAGATGTCGTACAGCGGGAAGCAGTCCAAtgaggtgaagcagcatgtggcgcACAGACTCTACACAACATATGAGGGAGTGGCCATTCATCGCTGTTTAGCTGAATTGATTTCTtggcaacattttttatttttttttggtgtagctTGCATTCATTCATCCTCCGTTTTCAAACCCTGATTTATTCAAGGTCATTCTTGCATACACTTTTCCCAAGTGGAAGTGAAGTACTTATTTTAATGTCTAATCAGAACAGTGTGTCAGCTTGTAAGTGTTGGTGTTTCCCTCCCTAGAAATGGCAAGACATCATTAAGGAAGTGAAATTCCTCCAGAGGATCCGACACCCCAACAGCATCGAGTACAAAGGATGTTACCTGCGCGAGCACACCGCATGGGTCAGTCTTGGCTTTCAGAGCAACCTTTCAATTCTGTTGCcgtgaaaaatacatttagataTAAAGACATCTTCATCtacaataaatataaagatATATTAATTAGATTTTTAGTGCCTTATTAGAAATTGcgtatgtgatttttattttattttttccctaagCTTGCAAAGCTCGAtcaaagaaatacaaaaacataacaATTTTGCAAAATTACTGTTATGGAGTATCCAGTGCTTATGCGCATACGTTTGTTGCACAGCTGGTGATGGAGTACTGCTTGGGCTCGGCCTCGGACCTCTTGGAAGGTGAGCCGGCGTCTTgcacaaaaatacaatttagagtgcctcattgttggccGTGAGTATGCGCATGCCACGCAGAGACAGACGCAAGAATGAGAAATTCCAACTTGACAGTGTTCTGGTCTGGGGCTTCATGCtcaataaaatgaatgaatgagcctGCTTGCGTCTTACAGTTCACAAGAAGCCCCTGCAGGAAGTGGAGATCGCCGCCATTACCCATGGTGCACTGCAGGGGCTGGCCTACCTGCACTCGCACAACATGATCCACAGGTGGCGCCCCGCCCTCCCCGTACACACGCGTGTCCGCTGACCTTCCGGAGCGCCCACTATAACACATTTGTCCCTGTGTGGCAGGGACGTGAAGGCGGGAAACATCTTGCTGACTGAGCCGGGACAGGTCAAACTGGCCGACTTTGGCTCCGCCTCCATCGCCTCGCCCGCTAACTCCTTTGTGGGGACGCCGTACTGGTCAGTGACAATTTCACAGTTGCAACAGGTGTACTATTGCTGCCACACCAGAGAAAGAGTCATGTTTTAATGtcatacatttcatttttttcagaatttatcattttaaacgaATGCAGTAAATGGTTGAAGTTGACCAAATATAAACATCCACAACAGTCATTAAGATAAAACAGTACTTGTggtattaatgaaataaaagcgtattgtgtattattattattatttttttcctctctcaactgactttttgtttgtttgttttgttttgggtcagGATGGCACCCGAGGTGATCCTGGCCATGGACGAGGGCCAGTATGATGGAAAGGTGGACGTCTGGTCTTTAGGCATCACCTGTATAGAGCTAGGTAACGTCTCTCTagatttccatttttgtttagtttttttgatGATGATAACACGGATAATAATTGTCGTTGCAGCCGAGAGGAAGCCGCCCTTGTTTAACATGAACGCCATGAGTGCCTTATACCACATAGCGCAGAATGAGAGTCCCACGCTGCAGTCCAGTGAATggtatgcacgcacgcacacacgttttGATTATGGGATGTGGCATACTACCCTTGGCACCAGCAGATTCACTTACTCACGgatttctttttaatatttaaaaataggtTTATCAGTTTGGGGGCTAATTTTTATGGGAAGCACAAATTGTCGGTAAATGTCTGCTAATTCTCAATTTTTTGGGCAAAGCAGTTTTCGGAGTTAAAATGTCTTCTTCTGGCCTCAATGAAGCTcgtgcctttttatttgatgagaTATTGTTCAGTTGTAATATTTGTATGGAAGATATTGGCGCTAATTTAACATGTAGCAGTGTCACGAGTTGCCTTGTTGCTCTCACAGGACCGATTACTTCCGCAACTTCATCGACTCTTGCCTTCAGAAGATCCCGCAGGATCGACCGCACTCGGACGACATGCTGGGCGtaagcatgcacacgcacgcactgtTTGGGAAGTATTGCTATAAAGACATTTAGCAACATTTAAATGGAGAGTTTCTACCCcaaaaaatgcatgtttttttgctcTAAAGACCGCAGATAACAAAAAAGTTAAACCACGAAAGGTTCCTTTGAAAGACAATACATGAAGGAAGAATTTCCTAAATAAAATAACTCCAAAAAGGAGACATTTGCTCAGATGTTGATAGTAACATAAAACATCTACAAGATGATATGTAACGATAGCAAGTCAGGCGTTGTACTCCCCTGTTGTCATGACAATGAGTCCCATTGCTGTGACGACGATGCCACTTTTCCCCGCAGCACGCGTTCCTGCAGCGCGAGCGTCCCGACTCGGTCCTGATGGACCTGATCATGAGGACCAAGGATGCCGTCCGTGAGTTGGACAACCTGCAGTACCGCAAAATGAAGAAGATCCTCCTGCAGGAGGCCCACAATGGACCCGCGCCAGAAGCGCCTGACCCGGACGAGGTGGGGAAAGATGCAATTGCAGTATGTGTAAAGGATGCCCCcaatagcttaatgctaacacacaatacaATGCGCCACTGACATGCTAATGAAACTAGCATCAATATTGcaactaacaattattttaataattgtttggtgttattggaattttaaaagcgtttttatttatatcccttaattaaaaaaactcgGGACATGTgttcaaattgacagtgcagaaaatgtacAAACATAAAATTATTTCGATACAGTACCTGGTTTAGCCTGTAGCAGCCAtcagaaaattggcaaaaatatttatcatcattatttattGGCTACTTagataatcaattaattttggatTCATAGTTCATTAGTCATTGCACGTTTATTTTGAACAGTGCAGGAACACATGTAGGCAGACATAACTACTCAAAGGCATCTagcatattctttatcctctgcaaagaacgacGACGAGTACCGCATATTACTGCAGTTGTGAAAATTATTGGCTCTTGTTTGTATTTGCTGCCGCCTGCTGGCCAAAACGCACACAGCAGAGGCGTGTGCTATGACTAATGGGCGCACGTGTGGCACGCATGTTCAGGAGCTAGAGGCGGGCGGCGGGCGCACCGGCACAGTGAACAGCGTGGGCAGCAACCAGTCCATCCCCAGCATGTCCATCAGCGCCAGCTCGCAGAGCAGCTCCGTCAACAGCCTCAACGACGGCGCCCACGACAGCCGCAGCGAGCTCGACCTCATGGACGGCGACCACACCGTCATGTCCAACAGCTCCGTCATACACCTCAAACCTGTAAGCATGAAGCAAAGATAGTCAATATTTTATTTGGCCAAAAGTATGCGACACACCACCCACTGTAAAGTTCAAAACTTAATTTGTGTTTATAAAGTAAATgtacatagattttttttatttttttaagcaaggaaaacaacatattttgctataaaacatATTCAGCTATTAAGATTCCAGTTTTTGCAGAGGAAAAAATGTACTTTGCCAAAactatagtttgtttttattattaaagtgCTAGTTTTTGCCATTAAAACAACACATGGAAAATGCAACTTTCCGCAATTGAGACCATGGATTTTGAGATGGTTGTCTGTTGGAAGTGAGGTTTAGAAGTTGCGCCACGTTgtcaggaggaagaggaggctttCTCAGGGGATCAAGAGTCAGGCGGCCAACCTTCCGAGCCTCAGGCAGCGGCGtcatcggcggcggcggcgccggcAGCGGCCCCTCCCAGGAAGCATCAACGCAACCGAGAACACTTTGCCACCATCCGCACCGCCTCCCTGGTAAGACAAGACACGCACAAACCTCAACATTGACTGAACGTGGGGGTGAGGGTGGCGCTTttctttgtttattaaaaaaaaataaaaatacaaaaaggtcaaaattatttttacaacattgttaaaatctaatatttactgtacattaattatttaatgagaaaaaaatgctagaTTGCTTCTTTCAcaaatttgttcatttattttattttttaataaactagccaAGATTTGATGAATACACCttaaattttattatatttgtaatAATTTAAACGACTTActgaaatacaaaaatgtatatgtaaaaaaaatgttttacatatttatttgatCATTTATGATAAAATTATTAACCTGTTATTTGATCAgattaaagtgttaaaatgaaaatgtaattaaaacattaaatgaaaATGCAACTAGCTTAATTCACAGATGGACAATAACTTAACTAATCAGTTATTGCGTGAAATTCATTTAGAAAATAACCAAtaatataatgataataataaccaattatttcataaaatttatgaaaaataattaaattgcttGTTTTACAAAGATTATTTTGTTTAGAACAAACTTTCTAATAatcaaattgatttaaaaatatttaatagtaaaattgttcattttatGAAGATTTGCAACAAATTAATAAACTACATATTTAGTGAGGTAAATTAATGGAAATGATGATGACAATTTTCTGCctgtctctgtctgtctctcccTCGGCGGCGGTTTGTCCTTATCTAGGTGACGCGTGAGATGCAGGAGCACGAGCAGGACTCTGAGCTGCGTGAGCAGATGTCGGGCTACAAGCGCATGCGGCGGCAGCACCAGAAGCACCTGATGGCCCTGGAGAACAAGCTGAAAGGCGAGATGGATGAGCACCGCCTACGTCTGGACAAGGAGCTCGAGGGCCAGAGGAGCAACTTTGCCCAGGAGATGGACAAGCTACTCAAGAAGCACCACGCCTCCCTCGATAAGGATGTAAGAAAACAAGCTAACTCGTCCTTATCAGTTGCAGCCCCGTTCCAACGGGACATATGATGCTGGAAATATGGCAAAATGGAGATTTCAAATCATAGTAAATGACACTACAGCAATATTTCTAGGCTAGGGAAAATAGTAGTGCCCCGGGTGAGGCAGTCACAGTCTCTAATGCCATTTCTCGCATGTTTGTGACattgtgctaatgctaactagcaTGTTTGTGTGTACGTGTTTGTAGCTGAAGACGTTCACCAACGACGAGAAGAAGTTCCAGCAGCACATTCAGGTGCAGCAGAAGAAGGAGCTCAGCAGCTTCCTGGAGTCGCAGAAGCGCGAGTACAAGCTGCGCAAGGAACAGCTCAAAGAGGTTCAAAATGGCCAAAATTtgctaccgtttttttttttttttaattggcaatGGCAGCATCTGCATTCACACAATTACCACTGCCCAATCACTACGAATGGATTTTGAGTAGGTCCGCTGTTTGCAAATCTATGTCTGTCTCTCTTGCACTTTTTTGCTCTTTCCCGCTTCCTCCTCCCTCCATCTTTCTCCCTCAGGAACTGAGCGAGAACCAGTCGACTCCCAAGAAGGAGAAGCAAGAGTGGTTGTCCAAGCAGAAGGAGAACATCCAGCACTTCCAGGTCACATTGCCTTCGTTCTTCTAGTTGCTCTGTTTCTTCTCATATAGTTGTTCTGATGTTTATATTAGTTCTTTTCACACTTTTATTGGTTTTTCTACTGGCTCTTGTGAAGGTTCTTCTAATTCAGGTTGTATTGGTACTTCTATTACTTTTTTCAGTGGCGTTACTGGTGTTCTTCTGACGGTGCttctattgttttgttttgttttcttcttctaatcCTTCTTTGGTtcttttaatgttatttatctatttatttattttattgtaatggtTCTGATGGCTCTTCGGGTGCATCTTCTAAAGGTTTTTCCAGTGGTTCTTCTAGTGGTTCTTGTCATACAATGTGGTGATGGTTCTTTTAATGCTCCTTGTGATGCTTCAGTTgagtctcctttttttttttcatggttcaACTGGTGCTTCTTTTAATGCTTCTTCTTTTGGTTCTGTTCTGATTCTTTAGATGCTTTTTCTGATTGTTCTTCTAATGTGGCTTCTTGGTTGGTTCTGCTGGTGGTTCTTCGAATAATTGATCTCATGCATTTATTGGTTCTTCAAATGGGTCTTcccttttaatgttttgttttgatactCCTGTTGATTCTTGGAATGGATCTTCTGATGGTTCTTCTAATGGTTCTCTTAATGATTTTATTGTTTCtggttattaggggtgttaaaaaaaacgattcggcgatatatcgcgatactacatcgcgcgattctcgaatcgattcaataatctgcagaatcgatttttttttatttttttttattttttatttttttttaggattcacaccttgtgcatggaagaatgttatatgaacggaacattaagccttaatattttattttaatgctgttcaaacatgaaacagattacaacctcgataagactgaaatttcagataaataatacattttcatataaatcttacactctacaagcttactgattagtattttctaaatttgaatggaaaaaatcgcaacaatcgacttataaattcgtatcgggattaatcggtatcgaatcgaatcgtgacctgtgaatcgtgatacgaatcgaatcgtcaggtactaggcaattcacacccctactggttATACTTCAGCTGTTTCCTCTATCAGTTCTTccatttgtgtattttgtctTCTGATGCCATTACAACTTCTTCTATTGGTGCTTCTCTTGGATCTGATGCTTTTGTGGTTCTTCTGCCAGTTCTTCTCATGCTTCTATTTTGCCTTCTGATGGTTCTTTTAATATTTCTCATGCTGCATGCACTCCAGGCTGAGGAGGAAGCCAACCTACTGAGGAGGCAGAGACAGTACCTGGAGCTAGAATGTCGCCGCTTCAAGCGCAGGATCCTCATCGCCCGGCACAATGTGGAGCAGGACCTCGCCCGAGAGGTTCGACACGTACACTGTGTGTCATTGAGTGAATGATTGACAACAGAGTTCCTGTGTTGACAATCATTCACTCACTCCCGACTCCCCAATCACTAAATTTTCAGTGGACATTTTAAGGAACTATCTAGGTCCGCTATGTAAAGCCTTGTGGGACACAACCTAAACGTCCGATGTCTGTCTACCAGGAGCTGAACAAGCGTCAGACGCAGAAAGACCTGGAGCACGCCATGCTTTTACGGCATCACGAGTCCATGCAGGAGCTGGAGTTCCGGCACCTGGCCACCATCCAGAAGGCTCGTGCCGAGCTCATCCGCACACAGCATCAGACGGAGCTCACCAACCAGCTGGAGTACAACAAGAGGAGAGAACGAGAGCTCCGACGCAAGCACTTTATGGAGGTCCGGCAGCAGCCCAAGAGCCTCAAGGTACACGCGCTTACATGCATGCTTAATACGTAGTCCACTGTTCTCCGTTAGTCGCTAAAAAAATCTCAGTTGGCTGAGTTTCTGTTCATGTGCATGCAGTCAAAGGAGCTCCAGATCAAGAAGCAGTTTCAGGAGACGTGCAAGACTCAGACACGCCAGTACAAAGCTCTGCGCAACCATCTTCTGGAGAGCACGCCCAAGTGTGAGCACAAGGCGGTGCTGAAGAGGCTGAAAGAGGAGCAGACCCGCAAGTTGGCCATCCTGGCAGAGCAATACGACCACTCCATCAACGACATGCTTTCCACACAAGCTGTGAGTTCCTCACTCGGGGCATGTTGAAACAATTACATACAAACTCGATCCCCAAAAGTAAAGCTGCTGG
The Festucalex cinctus isolate MCC-2025b chromosome 18, RoL_Fcin_1.0, whole genome shotgun sequence genome window above contains:
- the LOC144005930 gene encoding serine/threonine-protein kinase TAO1-like, which codes for MPSSVRAGSLKDPEVAELFFKEDPEKLFSDLREIGHGSFGAVYFAHDVRTNEVVAIKKMSYSGKQSNEKWQDIIKEVKFLQRIRHPNSIEYKGCYLREHTAWLVMEYCLGSASDLLEVHKKPLQEVEIAAITHGALQGLAYLHSHNMIHRDVKAGNILLTEPGQVKLADFGSASIASPANSFVGTPYWMAPEVILAMDEGQYDGKVDVWSLGITCIELAERKPPLFNMNAMSALYHIAQNESPTLQSSEWTDYFRNFIDSCLQKIPQDRPHSDDMLGHAFLQRERPDSVLMDLIMRTKDAVRELDNLQYRKMKKILLQEAHNGPAPEAPDPDEELEAGGGRTGTVNSVGSNQSIPSMSISASSQSSSVNSLNDGAHDSRSELDLMDGDHTVMSNSSVIHLKPEEEEAFSGDQESGGQPSEPQAAASSAAAAPAAAPPRKHQRNREHFATIRTASLVTREMQEHEQDSELREQMSGYKRMRRQHQKHLMALENKLKGEMDEHRLRLDKELEGQRSNFAQEMDKLLKKHHASLDKDLKTFTNDEKKFQQHIQVQQKKELSSFLESQKREYKLRKEQLKEELSENQSTPKKEKQEWLSKQKENIQHFQAEEEANLLRRQRQYLELECRRFKRRILIARHNVEQDLAREELNKRQTQKDLEHAMLLRHHESMQELEFRHLATIQKARAELIRTQHQTELTNQLEYNKRRERELRRKHFMEVRQQPKSLKSKELQIKKQFQETCKTQTRQYKALRNHLLESTPKCEHKAVLKRLKEEQTRKLAILAEQYDHSINDMLSTQALRLDEAQEGECQVLRMQLQQELELLNAYQSKIKMQTDAQHDKERRDLEQRVSLRRALLEQKIEEEMLSLQNERLERIRSLLERQAREIEAFDSESMRLGFSNMVLANVAPDSQGGWGGGGGGGAPGGGHWPGGGGSGGGGGHHGSQQPWGQPAMAGAPPPWSLHHPTGGGQRGSGGAGAGGVRNSPQALRRTSSGGRSEQSMSRSASIASNASHLSYT